Proteins encoded in a region of the Polynucleobacter antarcticus genome:
- the prfA gene encoding peptide chain release factor 1, producing the protein MKPSMRAKLDHLDTRLAELNSLLTTEESTKDMDNYRKLTREHADIASVVEQFGLYKQAEADAQAAEDMRKDPEMKDFADEEQKQAQATMETLAGTLQKLLLPKDVNDERNVFLEIRAGTGGDESALFASDLYRMYTRFAERQGWKVEVVSAAESDLGGYKEVVLRLVGQSVYSKLKFESGGHRVQRVPQTETQGRIHTSACTVAVMPEADELEAVKINPAELRIDTFRASGAGGQHINKTDSAVRITHLPTGTVVECQDDRSQHRNKDQAMKVLVSRIMDAREREKHQLEAQTRKSLVGSGDRSDRIRTYNFPQGRISDHRINLTLYKIDAMMDGDLDDLCNALASEHQAELLAALGDQ; encoded by the coding sequence ATGAAGCCCAGCATGCGGGCTAAGCTGGATCATCTAGATACGCGCTTAGCCGAACTTAATTCCCTTTTAACTACCGAAGAGTCCACAAAAGACATGGACAACTATCGGAAACTCACGCGTGAGCATGCGGACATTGCTAGCGTCGTGGAGCAATTCGGTCTGTACAAACAAGCAGAGGCCGATGCACAAGCTGCTGAAGACATGCGCAAAGATCCAGAAATGAAAGACTTTGCTGACGAAGAACAAAAGCAAGCGCAAGCCACGATGGAAACCCTTGCGGGCACCCTCCAAAAACTACTCCTTCCAAAAGATGTCAACGATGAGCGTAATGTCTTTCTAGAAATTCGTGCAGGTACTGGTGGTGATGAAAGTGCTTTATTTGCCAGTGATCTCTATCGGATGTACACCCGCTTTGCAGAACGTCAGGGTTGGAAAGTAGAGGTGGTTAGTGCTGCTGAATCAGATTTAGGTGGATACAAAGAAGTGGTACTCCGCCTTGTAGGGCAATCAGTCTATTCCAAACTAAAGTTTGAATCCGGTGGTCACCGGGTGCAACGCGTTCCACAAACAGAAACTCAAGGACGTATTCATACATCGGCTTGTACAGTTGCTGTCATGCCAGAGGCGGATGAACTAGAGGCAGTCAAGATCAATCCCGCTGAACTACGTATTGATACCTTTCGCGCATCTGGTGCTGGTGGACAGCACATTAATAAAACCGATTCCGCAGTTCGCATTACACACTTACCTACTGGCACCGTAGTGGAATGCCAAGATGATCGGAGTCAACATCGTAATAAAGATCAGGCTATGAAGGTATTGGTATCGCGCATCATGGATGCCCGTGAGCGGGAGAAGCATCAACTAGAAGCGCAAACCCGTAAATCTTTAGTGGGCTCTGGTGACCGCAGTGATCGCATTCGGACATACAACTTTCCGCAGGGACGCATTAGCGATCATCGTATTAACCTCACGCTCTACAAAATAGATGCCATGATGGATGGTGACTTGGATGATCTTTGCAATGCACTAGCATCTGAACATCAGGCTGAGCTTTTAGCTGCCCTGGGTGATCAGTAA
- the hemA gene encoding glutamyl-tRNA reductase — MKLLTLGINHHTAPIAIREKVAFDPEFLQEALYDLRQHLVGANQAGLPEATILSTCNRTELYCAANDADAASLLHEATFDWLAKTQRLAPSSLEPHIYSLPQSDAVRHAFRVACGLDSMVIGETQILGQMKDAVRTANDAGVLGTYLNQLFQKTFAVAKEVRGSTEIGAHSISMAAASVRLAERIFASIADQRVLFIGAGDMISLCATHFIARKPKGVAIANRTIERGQELADSIATQEVQAESFKLSELANRLHEFDIIVSSTASSLPIIGLGMVESALKQRRHKPMVMIDLAVPRDFETEISRLNDVYLYTVDDLGVMIQTGTALRQAAVSQAELIIEDRVGNFMHWMQGRKTVPLIQDIQQQGEHLRQLELDRAMKRLMRGDDPQEVLNAMAQGLTNKFLHGSLHALQHSNGTERDILIKLLPKLFSPQSKPEDH; from the coding sequence ATGAAGTTGTTGACCCTCGGCATCAATCATCACACAGCGCCGATCGCTATTCGGGAGAAGGTCGCCTTCGACCCTGAATTCCTTCAAGAAGCGTTATACGATCTTCGCCAACATTTGGTTGGCGCGAATCAGGCCGGCTTGCCTGAAGCGACTATTTTGTCGACTTGCAATCGCACCGAACTTTATTGCGCAGCAAATGATGCCGATGCAGCCAGCCTTTTGCATGAAGCGACTTTTGACTGGTTAGCTAAAACCCAACGACTCGCACCTAGCAGCCTAGAGCCTCACATTTACTCACTGCCACAATCCGATGCGGTGCGTCATGCCTTCAGGGTGGCTTGTGGTCTTGACTCTATGGTGATTGGTGAAACCCAAATATTGGGTCAAATGAAAGATGCGGTCCGCACCGCAAATGATGCTGGTGTTTTAGGCACTTATCTCAACCAACTCTTTCAGAAAACCTTTGCCGTTGCGAAAGAAGTTCGTGGCTCTACTGAAATCGGTGCACATTCCATTTCAATGGCAGCTGCCTCTGTGCGGCTTGCTGAACGCATCTTTGCAAGTATTGCTGACCAACGCGTACTGTTCATTGGTGCTGGTGACATGATTTCTTTATGCGCTACCCATTTCATAGCACGTAAACCTAAAGGAGTGGCGATTGCTAATCGCACGATCGAACGTGGCCAAGAATTAGCTGATTCTATTGCTACACAAGAAGTTCAAGCAGAATCCTTCAAGCTATCCGAGCTTGCCAATCGACTTCATGAATTCGACATTATTGTTTCTAGTACGGCTTCATCACTACCCATTATTGGCTTAGGCATGGTGGAGAGCGCACTCAAACAGCGCCGTCACAAACCGATGGTCATGATTGATTTAGCAGTACCCCGTGACTTTGAGACAGAGATTTCCCGCCTCAATGATGTCTATTTGTATACCGTAGATGACTTGGGCGTGATGATTCAAACGGGTACCGCTCTGCGCCAGGCAGCTGTGAGTCAAGCTGAGCTCATCATTGAAGATCGGGTTGGAAACTTCATGCACTGGATGCAAGGGCGCAAGACCGTGCCACTGATTCAAGATATTCAGCAACAAGGTGAACACCTCAGACAATTAGAGTTAGACCGCGCTATGAAACGTCTGATGCGAGGTGATGACCCCCAAGAGGTATTAAATGCGATGGCGCAGGGCTTGACCAATAAGTTTTTGCACGGATCACTGCATGCTCTACAACACTCTAATGGTACTGAGCGTGACATCCTGATTAAATTACTCCCTAAATTATTTTCCCCCCAATCCAAACCAGAAGACCATTAG
- a CDS encoding antitoxin MazE-like protein, with product MSSSIPNYPQNSQMMSIQFVEECRHQSTLVNITENEDKELTGFLDSAYLDLIYLEPLKLT from the coding sequence ATGTCTTCAAGTATCCCAAACTATCCTCAAAACTCTCAAATGATGTCAATTCAGTTTGTTGAAGAATGTCGGCATCAATCTACTCTGGTCAACATTACAGAAAATGAAGACAAAGAGCTGACAGGATTTCTTGATAGCGCTTATTTAGACCTGATTTACCTAGAACCCTTAAAGCTCACTTAA
- a CDS encoding uracil-DNA glycosylase, giving the protein MPPLPSPFLSTDIPADWRALLGDYFESVQWQTFQQKLQAQIDLNESLIRPEPRHFFKALALTPLANVKVVILGQDPYHSPGLAQGLAFSIPSDIPINSRQFPSSLRNIRKALALEGFGALPHGDLHAWANQGVLLLNTALSVTLGEAGSHANLGWKYLIDRLITGLVQYQPNLVWMLWGGHAQSKLPLIELGKKQLILQSSHPSGLGVYKTDQPFLDPGGITSCGHFRKANKWLLEHRLSPITWVNTAGEDLSEKAQATLFS; this is encoded by the coding sequence ATGCCGCCACTTCCAAGTCCATTCTTATCGACTGATATTCCTGCAGATTGGCGAGCACTACTTGGTGATTATTTTGAGTCTGTGCAATGGCAAACTTTTCAGCAGAAACTGCAAGCTCAAATTGATTTAAATGAATCTCTCATCAGGCCAGAGCCTCGACACTTCTTTAAAGCACTAGCGCTTACCCCCCTTGCTAATGTGAAGGTAGTGATCCTAGGGCAAGATCCCTATCACTCACCAGGACTTGCTCAAGGCTTAGCCTTTTCTATTCCGAGTGACATTCCCATAAACTCTCGGCAGTTTCCCAGCTCATTGCGTAACATCCGCAAAGCACTTGCCCTAGAGGGCTTTGGTGCCCTTCCCCATGGTGACCTTCATGCCTGGGCAAACCAAGGTGTATTACTCCTCAATACCGCCCTCAGCGTTACATTGGGTGAAGCAGGCAGTCATGCCAACCTTGGGTGGAAATACCTGATTGATAGGCTTATTACCGGGCTTGTTCAATACCAACCCAATTTGGTGTGGATGCTGTGGGGTGGGCATGCCCAATCCAAGCTACCCCTCATTGAATTGGGCAAAAAACAACTGATCCTGCAGTCATCACATCCTTCCGGACTCGGGGTATATAAAACAGATCAGCCTTTTTTAGACCCTGGCGGAATAACTAGTTGTGGGCATTTTAGGAAAGCAAATAAGTGGCTTCTAGAACACCGCCTAAGCCCTATTACTTGGGTGAATACTGCAGGGGAAGATCTTTCAGAGAAGGCGCAGGCTACGCTTTTTAGTTAG
- a CDS encoding M61 family metallopeptidase, producing MQLSDLPEIQYTIWSADLHGHRFHIKLRIENPSSGGQIVQMPTWIPGSYLIRDFSKHIETIEAYVVHQPNAPLHLERIDNDQWRLPVVNGPIEILTTVYAFDSSVRAAYLDTERAFINPSSVCLSVQGQESVPCALILIPPKDTVADHWTVQTGLKAAKVDDQGYGFYLAKDYDDLLDHPIAMGVFQIAHWKSHGVSHSMAIQGCVHEVDLQRLATDLQAICACTIDLFEPKTHQAPFENYLFLTNAVLAGYGGLEHRNSTALLCRRDQIPQLNTPLDEATYREFLGLCSHEYFHAWLVKRIQPKAFQPYQLDRRNHTRLLWLFEGFTSYYDDLQLLRSKRVDLTTYLKLVANNWNGILRSPGRLKQSLADSSFDAWTKYYQADENTPNAVVSYYGKGALLALGLDLQIRAFTNDRQSLDDFMRLLWREHGVTMEGVSEEGLDYLIHTLLGTGFTKTWNQLKSRYIFGVEDIPLNKWFNSDFISVKRKVHTKVEKIKLQLGLRHTDSNGWLKITHVLDGGAAQLAGLASGDVLASINGERITPARWDKVLASLIDEQAISICFYRDDLEHECMTVLEEHQMPDQYDVSPVE from the coding sequence ATGCAACTATCAGATTTACCTGAAATTCAATATACGATTTGGTCGGCTGATCTTCATGGCCACCGCTTTCATATCAAGCTCCGAATTGAGAACCCCTCGAGCGGTGGACAAATAGTACAGATGCCGACCTGGATTCCGGGGAGCTATTTAATTCGAGACTTTAGTAAGCACATCGAAACAATAGAAGCCTATGTAGTCCATCAGCCTAATGCACCACTCCATCTTGAGCGCATCGATAACGATCAATGGCGCTTACCAGTAGTTAATGGACCAATAGAAATTCTGACAACCGTCTATGCCTTTGATTCTTCAGTACGAGCTGCTTATTTAGATACTGAGCGTGCCTTTATTAATCCGAGTAGCGTGTGTTTATCAGTACAAGGGCAAGAGTCTGTGCCATGCGCACTCATTTTGATTCCACCCAAAGATACCGTTGCCGATCATTGGACGGTACAAACTGGCTTAAAAGCTGCCAAAGTAGATGATCAAGGATATGGCTTTTATTTAGCCAAAGATTATGATGACCTGCTAGATCATCCAATTGCGATGGGAGTATTTCAAATTGCACATTGGAAATCCCATGGGGTCTCTCATAGCATGGCTATTCAGGGGTGTGTCCATGAGGTCGATCTTCAGCGGCTAGCGACTGACCTACAAGCAATCTGTGCCTGCACGATAGATCTGTTTGAGCCTAAAACACATCAGGCCCCGTTTGAGAATTATCTATTCTTAACCAATGCGGTGCTCGCTGGGTATGGTGGTCTCGAACATCGCAACAGCACGGCACTCCTGTGCCGCCGTGATCAGATCCCACAACTGAATACGCCTTTGGATGAAGCCACCTATCGAGAATTCCTTGGTCTTTGTAGTCATGAATATTTTCATGCATGGCTAGTCAAACGTATTCAACCGAAAGCCTTTCAGCCCTACCAACTCGACCGCCGTAACCATACCCGCTTGCTATGGTTATTTGAAGGCTTCACGAGCTACTATGACGACTTACAACTTCTGCGTAGCAAGCGTGTTGATCTAACAACCTATCTCAAGCTCGTTGCTAATAATTGGAATGGCATTTTACGTAGTCCCGGTAGACTCAAGCAAAGCCTTGCTGATAGCTCATTTGATGCCTGGACGAAATACTACCAAGCAGATGAGAACACACCTAATGCAGTAGTCAGCTATTACGGTAAAGGCGCATTGCTTGCCTTGGGTCTTGATTTGCAGATTCGGGCGTTCACGAATGATCGCCAATCATTAGATGATTTCATGCGCTTGCTTTGGCGCGAACATGGGGTCACCATGGAGGGGGTATCTGAAGAAGGCTTAGATTATCTGATTCATACCTTATTGGGTACTGGGTTTACTAAAACCTGGAATCAATTGAAGTCTCGCTATATTTTTGGCGTGGAAGATATTCCTCTCAATAAGTGGTTTAACTCAGACTTCATTTCGGTAAAACGAAAAGTGCACACCAAGGTAGAAAAGATTAAGTTGCAGTTGGGCTTACGACACACTGACTCAAACGGTTGGCTCAAGATCACGCATGTACTCGATGGTGGTGCGGCTCAACTTGCTGGACTCGCCTCCGGTGATGTTTTAGCTAGCATCAATGGGGAGCGTATTACGCCAGCCCGTTGGGATAAGGTCCTCGCAAGTCTTATTGATGAGCAAGCTATCAGTATTTGCTTTTATCGTGATGATCTCGAACATGAATGTATGACTGTGCTGGAAGAACATCAAATGCCAGATCAATACGATGTATCTCCAGTCGAGTAA
- a CDS encoding DsbC family protein, with the protein MLDKLCKLALSYAFLCSVALLAGPAHAQSEQQIRTELQKKIGANTKIKSVSASPIPGIFEVLVGNDVFYTDAASKYVIQGEIIELASGKNITEQRQADLNRIKWSDLLPANAIKMVRGNGSRQVAIFSDPNCGYCKRLDKSLQQLDNVTIYTYLIPILSADSAQKSKQIWCAADPQKAYVDWMINGITPTGKGDCATPLDKNTAVAKNYGITGTPTLVFVDGSRFPGAVQISDIEKKFSSLK; encoded by the coding sequence ATGTTGGATAAATTATGTAAGCTTGCTCTGTCATATGCTTTTTTATGTAGCGTTGCATTACTTGCTGGGCCAGCCCATGCACAATCAGAACAACAAATTCGTACTGAACTACAAAAAAAGATTGGCGCCAACACTAAAATTAAAAGTGTTTCTGCTTCACCTATTCCTGGAATATTTGAAGTATTGGTTGGGAATGATGTTTTTTATACGGATGCTGCAAGTAAATACGTCATTCAAGGTGAAATCATTGAGCTCGCTAGCGGTAAAAATATTACTGAGCAAAGACAGGCCGATCTCAATCGCATCAAATGGTCAGACCTTCTGCCTGCAAATGCTATAAAAATGGTACGTGGCAATGGCAGTAGACAGGTCGCTATTTTCTCAGATCCTAATTGCGGCTATTGCAAAAGACTAGATAAATCTCTGCAGCAATTAGACAATGTGACTATCTACACCTACCTCATCCCTATTTTGTCTGCAGATTCAGCACAAAAATCCAAACAAATTTGGTGTGCCGCTGACCCCCAAAAAGCCTATGTTGATTGGATGATCAATGGCATTACCCCCACCGGAAAAGGTGATTGCGCTACGCCACTAGACAAAAATACGGCTGTCGCTAAAAATTACGGCATCACAGGGACGCCTACCCTGGTTTTTGTAGACGGTAGCCGCTTCCCCGGTGCTGTACAAATTAGTGATATCGAAAAGAAGTTTAGTAGCCTGAAATAA
- a CDS encoding FAD-dependent monooxygenase, protein MSEVRQNTLGKLPKNNAQIRSVDVAVVGGGVVGKACALGLAQLGLQTIQIAPDLAQAVPTPEGVQWGQRIYAFSPGTQKLLSRLQIWDALDYGRLQAVRDMRIFGDRGEELDQLHLSAFEAGVPQLAWIGESNLIEHMLDQAARFQNKLERIHDAVKDIVVDTDGATLHLTHGSALHAKLVIAADGAHSPIRNAVGIVASEESYSQNAVVANWTCTHAHLETAYQWFLPGGDIIAMLPLPNKQVSMVWSTSPEKASVLLQHDANAWSQEFSSIADGAIIKTLGTLTLNSSPATFPLRKMRASRFIGPIDQPKVVLVGDAAHVIHPLAGQGLNLGLRDVATLLHILGKRESFRLLNDQVLLRRYERERQGDTAAILWVTDKLKKLFSASSGTERQLRNWGLGMVNRSQFIKQRLIERALGDVDVG, encoded by the coding sequence ATGTCTGAAGTTCGTCAAAATACCCTCGGTAAATTACCCAAAAATAATGCCCAAATCCGCTCTGTAGATGTAGCAGTAGTGGGAGGGGGAGTTGTCGGGAAAGCCTGCGCGCTTGGGCTAGCACAGCTAGGCCTGCAAACCATTCAAATCGCCCCTGACTTAGCGCAAGCAGTCCCTACCCCAGAGGGAGTGCAATGGGGGCAACGTATTTATGCCTTTTCTCCTGGCACGCAAAAATTATTGTCACGTTTACAAATATGGGATGCCCTAGATTATGGTCGCCTACAAGCTGTACGCGATATGCGTATTTTTGGTGATCGTGGAGAAGAATTAGACCAACTGCATCTTTCTGCGTTTGAGGCAGGTGTACCGCAATTAGCATGGATCGGTGAATCCAATTTAATTGAGCATATGCTTGATCAAGCTGCCCGCTTTCAAAATAAGTTAGAGCGTATTCATGATGCCGTGAAAGATATTGTGGTGGATACGGATGGAGCAACACTGCATCTCACACATGGATCTGCGCTACATGCCAAGCTAGTGATCGCAGCAGATGGGGCTCACTCACCCATTCGGAATGCCGTCGGGATTGTGGCAAGCGAAGAAAGTTATTCGCAAAACGCTGTGGTAGCAAATTGGACCTGTACACACGCCCATTTAGAAACAGCCTATCAGTGGTTTTTACCAGGCGGCGACATTATCGCCATGCTACCTTTACCAAACAAACAAGTGTCTATGGTGTGGTCAACTTCTCCAGAAAAAGCAAGCGTGCTTTTGCAGCATGATGCCAATGCATGGTCTCAAGAGTTTTCATCTATCGCTGATGGCGCGATCATCAAAACATTGGGAACACTGACCCTTAACTCTTCTCCTGCAACATTCCCATTACGAAAAATGCGCGCAAGCCGCTTTATAGGTCCAATAGATCAGCCTAAAGTCGTACTGGTTGGTGATGCTGCGCATGTCATACACCCCCTTGCCGGACAAGGTCTCAATTTAGGCTTGAGAGATGTCGCAACCCTGCTGCATATTTTAGGTAAGCGCGAATCCTTTAGATTACTCAATGATCAAGTGCTCTTGCGTCGCTATGAGCGTGAACGTCAAGGTGATACTGCTGCCATCTTGTGGGTAACCGATAAACTCAAAAAACTATTCTCGGCCAGTAGTGGTACCGAACGACAATTACGTAATTGGGGCTTAGGTATGGTTAACCGTAGTCAATTTATTAAACAGCGCCTCATCGAGCGTGCACTAGGAGATGTTGATGTTGGATAA
- the ychF gene encoding redox-regulated ATPase YchF, with translation MSLKCGIVGLPNVGKSTLFNALTKAGIAAENYPFCTIEPNVGVVEVPDPRLAALAEIVKPERILPAAVEFVDIAGLVAGASKGEGLGNQFLATIRETDAITHVVRCFDDANIIHVAGKIDPIADIGVIDTELALSDLATVEKTLNRSSKAAKSGNDKEAAALVAVLTKVQAHLDQAQPVRSMKLTEDEILLLKPLCLITAKPAMYVANVKEDGFTDNPHLEAVKQHAAKEGAPVVAVCAAIEAEIADLDDADKVEFLADLGMAEPGLDRVIRAGYDLLGLQTYFTAGVKEVRAWTIHKGDTAPQAAGAIHTDFERGFIRAQTIAYEDFIQFKGESGAKEAGKMRAEGKEYVVKDGDVLNFLFNV, from the coding sequence ATGTCTTTAAAATGTGGCATCGTCGGCCTGCCTAACGTCGGCAAATCTACCCTCTTTAACGCGCTTACCAAGGCTGGGATCGCAGCGGAAAACTATCCTTTCTGCACGATCGAGCCCAATGTAGGTGTGGTTGAGGTTCCTGACCCCCGTCTGGCCGCTTTGGCCGAGATAGTCAAGCCAGAGCGCATATTGCCAGCTGCTGTCGAGTTTGTGGATATTGCCGGCTTAGTTGCTGGGGCTTCCAAAGGGGAGGGTCTAGGCAATCAATTTTTGGCCACCATTCGTGAAACAGATGCCATTACGCACGTCGTACGTTGCTTTGATGACGCGAACATCATTCACGTCGCTGGGAAAATCGATCCTATCGCGGATATTGGGGTGATCGATACAGAATTAGCCCTCTCAGACCTCGCCACTGTTGAAAAAACACTCAATCGCTCTAGTAAGGCTGCCAAATCTGGAAATGATAAAGAAGCTGCTGCTTTGGTGGCGGTACTCACCAAGGTTCAGGCTCACCTAGATCAGGCGCAACCGGTTCGTAGCATGAAGTTGACCGAAGACGAAATCCTCCTCTTAAAGCCCTTGTGCTTAATTACAGCTAAACCTGCGATGTACGTCGCCAACGTCAAGGAAGATGGGTTTACTGATAACCCCCACTTAGAGGCCGTGAAGCAGCATGCCGCCAAGGAAGGTGCTCCAGTCGTCGCCGTATGCGCAGCCATTGAGGCCGAGATTGCGGACTTGGATGATGCGGATAAGGTAGAGTTTTTAGCAGATCTTGGTATGGCAGAGCCCGGCTTAGATCGGGTAATTCGTGCGGGATATGATCTTCTGGGCTTGCAAACCTACTTTACTGCAGGCGTGAAAGAAGTACGTGCATGGACTATCCATAAGGGCGACACAGCTCCTCAGGCAGCCGGGGCAATTCATACGGATTTTGAGCGGGGCTTTATTCGTGCGCAAACTATTGCTTATGAAGACTTCATCCAATTTAAAGGTGAATCGGGTGCTAAAGAGGCGGGGAAGATGCGCGCAGAAGGTAAGGAGTATGTCGTCAAAGACGGCGATGTCCTCAATTTCCTCTTTAACGTTTAG
- the trpC gene encoding indole-3-glycerol phosphate synthase TrpC yields MSDILDKIIATKKLEIAADSQKISLGNQRELAEENNRDSLLKPRGFINAVNHKIQLGKAGVITEIKKASPSKGILREHFLPAEIAQSYEKNGAACLSVLTDRDYFQGANAYLKTARAACHIPVLRKDFTIDPYQIYEARAIGADAILLIVACLELNQMKELEACAQELGLDVLVEVHNAPELEEALELKTSLLGINNRNLKTFEVTLQTTLSLLSMAPPEKTLVTESGIMTRADVQLMRDHHIDAFLVGEAFMRAPDPGVALRELFL; encoded by the coding sequence ATGAGCGATATCCTCGATAAAATCATAGCGACCAAAAAATTAGAGATTGCTGCTGATTCTCAAAAAATTTCGCTTGGGAATCAGCGCGAGCTTGCGGAAGAGAACAATCGTGATTCTCTACTGAAGCCGCGTGGCTTTATAAATGCAGTGAATCACAAGATTCAATTGGGCAAAGCGGGTGTTATTACTGAAATTAAAAAAGCAAGTCCTAGCAAAGGAATCTTGCGTGAACACTTTCTGCCCGCTGAAATCGCTCAGTCCTATGAAAAAAATGGCGCCGCCTGTTTATCCGTGTTGACAGATCGGGATTATTTCCAAGGGGCTAATGCGTATTTGAAAACTGCTAGAGCAGCATGCCATATTCCGGTGTTGCGTAAAGATTTCACAATTGACCCCTATCAAATTTATGAGGCCAGAGCGATTGGTGCAGATGCTATTTTATTAATTGTGGCTTGCCTAGAGCTCAATCAAATGAAAGAACTAGAAGCCTGCGCACAGGAACTGGGTTTAGATGTGCTCGTAGAGGTGCATAACGCACCTGAGCTTGAAGAGGCTCTAGAGCTGAAAACATCCTTACTCGGAATTAATAATCGCAATCTCAAAACATTTGAAGTCACGCTTCAAACAACGCTCTCGTTATTGTCGATGGCTCCACCAGAAAAAACCTTAGTGACTGAATCCGGGATTATGACGCGCGCAGATGTCCAGCTGATGCGTGATCATCACATTGATGCATTTTTAGTGGGCGAGGCATTTATGCGCGCGCCCGATCCCGGCGTCGCTCTAAGGGAGTTATTTCTTTAG
- the trpD gene encoding anthranilate phosphoribosyltransferase, whose protein sequence is MSITPQQALQKCIEHHELSHDEMSAMMRLIMSGEMPPTLVAGLLVALRTKKETVGEIAAAAQVMREFATPVYVENRTNLVDVVGTGGDGAHTFNISTAAMFVAAAAGAKIAKHGNRSVSSKSGSADILESLGVKLTLSSEQVAHCIASVGAGFMFAPNHHPAMKNVVPIRKDLGVRTIFNILGPLTNPADAKRILMGVFHADLVGIQARVLQAMGMDHALVVYGRDGLDEISLEGPTLVGELKDGVVCEYEIHPQDFGLNIAPSHSFKVANAEESKAIVLDVLNKTPGPASDIVSLNAGAVLYVANVAPSIASGIQMAQAVIASGAARQKLDQFVLATQSH, encoded by the coding sequence ATGTCAATCACTCCTCAGCAAGCCCTCCAAAAATGCATTGAGCATCATGAGCTATCTCATGATGAAATGTCTGCAATGATGCGTCTCATCATGAGTGGTGAAATGCCGCCTACTCTAGTAGCGGGGTTGTTAGTCGCTCTACGTACTAAGAAAGAAACCGTAGGTGAAATTGCTGCAGCTGCCCAAGTGATGCGCGAGTTTGCGACGCCAGTGTATGTAGAAAACAGAACGAACTTGGTGGATGTTGTAGGCACTGGCGGTGATGGAGCACATACCTTTAATATTTCTACTGCGGCGATGTTTGTTGCTGCTGCTGCAGGCGCAAAAATTGCGAAGCATGGTAATCGCAGTGTAAGCAGCAAATCGGGTAGTGCAGATATCTTGGAGTCACTAGGAGTGAAGCTGACACTCTCCTCAGAGCAAGTTGCACATTGCATTGCTAGCGTTGGCGCAGGATTTATGTTTGCGCCCAACCATCATCCTGCAATGAAAAATGTGGTGCCCATTCGTAAAGATTTGGGTGTGCGCACAATTTTTAATATCTTAGGGCCTTTGACAAATCCAGCAGATGCTAAACGGATTTTGATGGGGGTGTTCCATGCAGATTTAGTAGGCATACAAGCACGTGTATTACAGGCGATGGGAATGGATCACGCCTTAGTCGTATATGGTCGCGATGGTTTAGATGAGATTTCGCTTGAAGGACCTACCTTAGTGGGTGAACTTAAAGATGGTGTCGTATGCGAATATGAAATTCATCCTCAGGATTTTGGATTAAATATTGCGCCTTCACATAGCTTTAAAGTAGCCAACGCAGAAGAATCTAAAGCCATTGTTTTAGATGTGCTCAATAAAACACCGGGCCCTGCTAGCGATATCGTCAGCTTAAATGCTGGTGCTGTGCTCTATGTAGCCAATGTAGCGCCGAGTATTGCGAGCGGCATTCAAATGGCACAAGCGGTCATTGCATCGGGCGCTGCTCGCCAAAAGCTTGATCAATTTGTTTTAGCCACTCAAAGTCATTAA
- a CDS encoding anthranilate synthase component II has protein sequence MLLMIDNYDSFTYNLVQYFAELGEEVKVFRNDEITVDEIGVLKPARICISPGPCSPAEAGISVATIQRYAGHIPILGVCLGHQAIGEAFGGKIVRAQKVMHGKTDNIHHTGVGVFKDLPNPFKVTRYHSLAIEKSTFPGALEITATSSDGEIMGVRHRELAVEGVQFHPESILSEHGHALLKNFLQAK, from the coding sequence ATGCTCCTCATGATTGATAACTACGATTCATTTACCTATAACCTGGTGCAATACTTTGCCGAGCTGGGTGAAGAAGTCAAAGTGTTTCGGAATGATGAAATCACGGTTGACGAAATAGGGGTACTCAAGCCCGCGCGTATTTGCATTTCTCCTGGGCCCTGCAGCCCCGCTGAGGCAGGTATCTCAGTAGCAACAATTCAGCGTTATGCAGGACATATTCCTATATTAGGGGTCTGCCTAGGACACCAAGCAATCGGCGAGGCGTTTGGCGGCAAGATTGTGCGCGCTCAAAAAGTCATGCACGGTAAAACCGATAATATTCACCATACGGGTGTGGGCGTTTTTAAAGACTTGCCAAACCCATTCAAAGTGACCCGATACCATTCTTTAGCCATTGAGAAAAGTACTTTTCCGGGAGCGCTGGAGATTACCGCCACCTCATCGGATGGTGAGATCATGGGTGTGCGCCATCGTGAATTGGCAGTCGAGGGCGTGCAGTTCCATCCTGAATCTATTCTTTCTGAGCATGGCCATGCTCTACTGAAGAATTTTCTTCAAGCCAAGTAA